One stretch of Schistocerca nitens isolate TAMUIC-IGC-003100 chromosome 11, iqSchNite1.1, whole genome shotgun sequence DNA includes these proteins:
- the LOC126213346 gene encoding zinc finger protein 729-like isoform X1, which translates to MNVTENIVETSTRYASDSARLTQSTGGSCGISCEETQHQQDELVRDMEKSTHEFGTATEDVTVNKECSVTTQYECNMRGKELPVYSCNFCQQSFPSKYRLIIHVFMHIDGTQPPLYVCKWCGEVFPSNVSLKKHLRMSENYHVLTVGNHKRYDYTDEHQSSIFLDSEPEVPVTEHNELNSYKETWKAADKPANDTCNAYITSDAEKKNDDAILSTAVNVSAQVDLFAPNRTDKRGICGKLSSRSGDPKGKAYVHTVKTPHKCEICGKSFSRSWKLKIHTVIHTGKKPHKCEICGKCFARSDTLKAHVLIHTGKKPHKCEICDKSFSRSSTLMTHFLIHTGKKLHKCEICGKSFTQPCYLKRHEIIHTGKKHHKCEICGKSFTQPSYLKRHEIIHTGKKLHKCEICGKSFTQPRYLKRHEIIHTGKKPHKCEICGKSFSKSWRLKAHTFIHTGKKPHKCEICGKSFTQPDQLKRHEIIHTGKKLHKCEICGKSFAQPGQLKRHEIIHTGKKLHKCEICGKSFAQPGQLKRHEIIHTGKKLHKCEICGKSFTQPYYLKKHEIIHTGKKPHKCEICGKSFFRSGDLNKHVFIHTGKRPYKCDICGKSFVRSDDLKRHALKHIGKGPHKCDICDKSFTQLRTLKTHALLHIRKKLQVSVSFCK; encoded by the coding sequence ATTGACACAGAGCACTGGTGGGAGCTGTGGCATATCATGTGAAGAAACACAACACCAACAGGATGAGTTGGTGAGAGACATGGAGAAGTCAACACACGAGTTTGGAACTGCTACAGAAGATGTGACTGTTAATAAAGAATGCTCAGTTACCACACAATATGAATGTAATATGAGGGGAAAGGAATTACCTGTATATAGCTGTAATTTCTGCCAACAGAGCTTTCCttcaaaatacagactcataatTCATGTGTTTATGCACATTGATGGCACGCAACCACCTTtgtatgtttgtaagtggtgtggtGAGGTATTTCCTAGTAATGTTAGTTTGAAAAAACATTTGAGAATGAGTGAGAATTATCATGTTTTAACTGTTGGCAATCACAAAAGATATGACTATACTGATGAGCATCAAAGCAGTATCTTCTTGGATAGTGAGCCAGAAGTTCCTGTCACAGAACACAACGAGCTGAATTCATACAAGGAAACATGGAAAGCTGCAGACAAGCCCGCTAATGACACATGTAATGCATACATAACAAGTGATGCCGAGAAAAAAAATGATGATGCAATTTTATCTACAGCTGTTAATGTCAGTGCCCAGGTTGATCTATTTGCTCCAAACAGAACTGACAAACGTGGTATTTGTGGCAAATTGAGTAGTAGGTCAGGTGATCCGAAGGGAAAAGCATACGTACACACTGTGAAAacacctcacaaatgtgagatttgtgggaaatctttttctAGGTCGTGGAAACTCAAGATACACAcagtaattcacactggaaagaaacctcacaaatgtgagatttgtggaaaatgttttgCTAGATCAGATACTCTCAAGGctcatgtattaattcacactggaaagaaacctcacaaatgtgagatttgtgacaAATCGTTTTCTCGGTCAAGTACCCTCATGACTCACttcttaattcacactggaaagaaacttcacaaatgtgagatttgtgggaaatcattTACTCAGCCATGCTATCTCAAGAGACATGaaataattcacactggaaagaaacatcacaaatgtgagatttgtgggaaatcattTACTCAGCCATCCTATCTCAAGAGACATGAAATAATTCACACCGGAAAGAAacttcacaaatgtgagatttgtgggaaatcattTACTCAGCCTCGCTATCTCAAGAGACATGaaataattcacactggaaagaaacctcacaaatgtgagatttgtgggaaatctttttctAAGTCGTGGAGACTCAaggcacacacattcattcacactggaaagaaacctcacaaatgtgagatttgtgggaaatcgttTACCCAGCCAGACCAGCTCAAGAGACACGaaataattcacactggaaagaaacttcacaaatgtgagatttgtgggaaatcgttTGCCCAGCCAGGCCAGCTCAAGAGACATGaaataattcacactggaaagaaacttcacaaatgtgagatttgtgggaaatcgttTGCCCAGCCAGGCCAGCTCAAGAGACATGaaataattcacactggaaagaaacttcacaaatgtgagatttgtgggaaatcattTACTCAGCCATACTATCTGAAGAAACACGaaataattcacactggaaagaaacctcacaaatgtgagatttgtgggaaatctttttttAGGTCAGGCGATCTCAATAAACATGTCTTCATACACACCGGGAAAAGACcttacaaatgtgatatttgtggcaaATCATTTGTTAGATCAGATGACCTCAAGAGACATGCATTAAAACACATTGGAAAGGGGCCTCACAAATGTGATATCTGTGACAAAAGTTTCACTCAATTGCGTACTCTTAAGACACATGCATTACTTCACATCAGAAAGAAACTGCAAGTAAGTGTTAGTTTTTGCAAGTAG
- the LOC126213346 gene encoding zinc finger protein 729-like isoform X2: MEKSTHEFGTATEDVTVNKECSVTTQYECNMRGKELPVYSCNFCQQSFPSKYRLIIHVFMHIDGTQPPLYVCKWCGEVFPSNVSLKKHLRMSENYHVLTVGNHKRYDYTDEHQSSIFLDSEPEVPVTEHNELNSYKETWKAADKPANDTCNAYITSDAEKKNDDAILSTAVNVSAQVDLFAPNRTDKRGICGKLSSRSGDPKGKAYVHTVKTPHKCEICGKSFSRSWKLKIHTVIHTGKKPHKCEICGKCFARSDTLKAHVLIHTGKKPHKCEICDKSFSRSSTLMTHFLIHTGKKLHKCEICGKSFTQPCYLKRHEIIHTGKKHHKCEICGKSFTQPSYLKRHEIIHTGKKLHKCEICGKSFTQPRYLKRHEIIHTGKKPHKCEICGKSFSKSWRLKAHTFIHTGKKPHKCEICGKSFTQPDQLKRHEIIHTGKKLHKCEICGKSFAQPGQLKRHEIIHTGKKLHKCEICGKSFAQPGQLKRHEIIHTGKKLHKCEICGKSFTQPYYLKKHEIIHTGKKPHKCEICGKSFFRSGDLNKHVFIHTGKRPYKCDICGKSFVRSDDLKRHALKHIGKGPHKCDICDKSFTQLRTLKTHALLHIRKKLQVSVSFCK; the protein is encoded by the coding sequence ATGGAGAAGTCAACACACGAGTTTGGAACTGCTACAGAAGATGTGACTGTTAATAAAGAATGCTCAGTTACCACACAATATGAATGTAATATGAGGGGAAAGGAATTACCTGTATATAGCTGTAATTTCTGCCAACAGAGCTTTCCttcaaaatacagactcataatTCATGTGTTTATGCACATTGATGGCACGCAACCACCTTtgtatgtttgtaagtggtgtggtGAGGTATTTCCTAGTAATGTTAGTTTGAAAAAACATTTGAGAATGAGTGAGAATTATCATGTTTTAACTGTTGGCAATCACAAAAGATATGACTATACTGATGAGCATCAAAGCAGTATCTTCTTGGATAGTGAGCCAGAAGTTCCTGTCACAGAACACAACGAGCTGAATTCATACAAGGAAACATGGAAAGCTGCAGACAAGCCCGCTAATGACACATGTAATGCATACATAACAAGTGATGCCGAGAAAAAAAATGATGATGCAATTTTATCTACAGCTGTTAATGTCAGTGCCCAGGTTGATCTATTTGCTCCAAACAGAACTGACAAACGTGGTATTTGTGGCAAATTGAGTAGTAGGTCAGGTGATCCGAAGGGAAAAGCATACGTACACACTGTGAAAacacctcacaaatgtgagatttgtgggaaatctttttctAGGTCGTGGAAACTCAAGATACACAcagtaattcacactggaaagaaacctcacaaatgtgagatttgtggaaaatgttttgCTAGATCAGATACTCTCAAGGctcatgtattaattcacactggaaagaaacctcacaaatgtgagatttgtgacaAATCGTTTTCTCGGTCAAGTACCCTCATGACTCACttcttaattcacactggaaagaaacttcacaaatgtgagatttgtgggaaatcattTACTCAGCCATGCTATCTCAAGAGACATGaaataattcacactggaaagaaacatcacaaatgtgagatttgtgggaaatcattTACTCAGCCATCCTATCTCAAGAGACATGAAATAATTCACACCGGAAAGAAacttcacaaatgtgagatttgtgggaaatcattTACTCAGCCTCGCTATCTCAAGAGACATGaaataattcacactggaaagaaacctcacaaatgtgagatttgtgggaaatctttttctAAGTCGTGGAGACTCAaggcacacacattcattcacactggaaagaaacctcacaaatgtgagatttgtgggaaatcgttTACCCAGCCAGACCAGCTCAAGAGACACGaaataattcacactggaaagaaacttcacaaatgtgagatttgtgggaaatcgttTGCCCAGCCAGGCCAGCTCAAGAGACATGaaataattcacactggaaagaaacttcacaaatgtgagatttgtgggaaatcgttTGCCCAGCCAGGCCAGCTCAAGAGACATGaaataattcacactggaaagaaacttcacaaatgtgagatttgtgggaaatcattTACTCAGCCATACTATCTGAAGAAACACGaaataattcacactggaaagaaacctcacaaatgtgagatttgtgggaaatctttttttAGGTCAGGCGATCTCAATAAACATGTCTTCATACACACCGGGAAAAGACcttacaaatgtgatatttgtggcaaATCATTTGTTAGATCAGATGACCTCAAGAGACATGCATTAAAACACATTGGAAAGGGGCCTCACAAATGTGATATCTGTGACAAAAGTTTCACTCAATTGCGTACTCTTAAGACACATGCATTACTTCACATCAGAAAGAAACTGCAAGTAAGTGTTAGTTTTTGCAAGTAG